A window from Ictalurus furcatus strain D&B chromosome 16, Billie_1.0, whole genome shotgun sequence encodes these proteins:
- the trim23 gene encoding E3 ubiquitin-protein ligase TRIM23: MAAAVGVNKQTNAASMELCVRHGRGTTGNTVKVLECGVCEDVFSLQGDKVPRLLLCGHTVCHDCLTRLPLHGRAVRCPFDRQATELGDSGVWGLKKNFALLELLERLQNGASNQSGMSEEALREMGECIIRCDEDESHTASVYCTVCATHLCAECSQLTHSTRTLAKHRRVPLADKPHEKTLCPQHQVHAIEFVCLEEGCQPGLLMCCVCKEYGKHQGHKHAVLEAEANQIRASILDMAHCIRTFTEEVSEYSRKLVGIVQQIEGGEQIVEDGVGMAHTEHVPGTAENARSCVRAYFADLHETLCRQEEMALSVVDAHVRERLIWLRQQQEDMTILLSQVSTACLHCEKTLQQDDCRVVLAKQEINRLLETLQKQQQQFTEMADHVQLDAGIPVTFTKDNRVHIGPKMEIRVVTLGLDGAGKTTILFKLKQDEFMQPIPTIGFNVETVEYKNLKFTIWDVGGKHKLRPLWKHYYLNTQAVVFVIDSCHRDRLMEAHSELAKLLTEKELRDALLLIFGNKQDVPGAVSVEEMTELLSLHKLCCGRSWHIQGCDARSGTGLHEGLDWLSRQLVAAGVLDVA; this comes from the exons ATGGCTGCTGCTGTCGGTgtaaataagcaaacaaacgCAGCATCGATGGAGCTGTGTGTCCGCCATGGCAGAGGAACCACAGGCAACACGGTGAAG gtgttggagtgtggagtgtgtgaggaCGTGTTCTCTCTGCAGGGTGATAAAGTTCCTCGGCTCCTGCTGTGCGGTCACACCGTGTGTCACGACTGTTTAACACGTCTCCCTCTTCATGGCCGGGCCGTACGCTGTCCTTTCGACCGGCAGGCCACTGAGCTCG gagacTCGGGTGTGTGGGGTTTGAAGAAGAACTTTGCtctgctggagctgctggaaCGGCTGCAGAACGGTGCGTCCAATCAGTCCGGCATGTCAGAAGAAGCCCTGAGAGAGATGGGAGAG TGCATCATACGGTGTGACGAGGACGAGAGCCACACTGCGTCGGTGTACTGCACCGTGTGCGCCACACACTTATGTGCCGAGTGCTCTCAGCTCACACACTCCACCCGCACGCTGGCCAAACACCGCCGCGTCCCGCTGGCCGACAAACCGCACGAGAAGACGCTGTGCCCTCAGCACCAGGTCCACGCTATCGAGTTCGTGTGTCTGGAGGAGGGCTGCCAGCCCGGCCTGCTCATGTGCTGCGTCTGCAAAGAGTACGGCAAGCACCAAGGACATAAG CATGCAGTTCTGGAAGCTGAAGCCAACCAGATCCGGGCGTCTATCTTGGACATGGCGCACTGCATCCGCACCTTCACTGAGGAAGTGTCCGAGTATTCCAGGAAGCTGGTGGGCATCGTGCAGCAGATTGAGGGAGGGGAACAGATCGTAGAGGACGGAGTGGGCATGGCTCATACAGAACAT GTTCCTGGCACTGCGGAGAACGCTCGGTCCTGTGTGCGGGCGTACTTCGCCGACCTCCACGAGACGCTGTGCCGTCAGGAGGAGATGGCGCTCAGCGTGGTGGACGCTCACGTCAGGGAGAGGCTCATCTGGCTCCGACAGCAGCAGGAGGACATGACCATCCTCCTGTCTCAGGTGTCCACAGCCTGCCTCCACTGTGAGAAGACCCTGCAGCAG GATGACTGCAGGGTGGTTCTGGCCAAGCAGGAGATTAACAGGTTGCTGGAGACTctgcagaagcagcagcagcagtttaCAGAAATGGCCGATCACGTTCAGCTGGATGCAGGCATCCCTGTAACATTCACCAAG GATAACCGCGTACACATCGGCCCCAAGATGGAGATCCGGGTGGTGACGCTGGGGCTGGACGGTGCAGGAAAAACCACCATCCTGTTCAAGCTGAAGCAGGACGAGTTCATGCAGCCCATCCCCACTATAG GCTTTAACGTGGAAACTGTGGAGTATAAAAATCTGAAGTTCACCATCTGGGACGTTGGAGGGAAACACAAACTGAGACCGCTGTGGAAGCACTACTACCTGAACACACAAG CGGTGGTGTTTGTGATTGACAGCTGTCACAGAGACAGACTGATGGAGGCTCACAGTGAACTGGCCAAGCTGCTGACAGAGAAGGAGCTGAGAGACGCTCTGCTGCTCATCTTCGGCAACAAACAG gaCGTCCCCGGTGCAGTGTCAGTAGAGGAGATGACGGAGCTTCTGAGCCTCCATAAGCTGTGCTGTGGGCGGAGCTGGCACATTCAGGGCTGCGATGCCCGCAGCGGTACGGGTCTGCACGAGGGTCTGGACTGGCTCTCACGCCAGCTGGTGGCTGCAGGGGTTCTGGACGTGGCCTAA
- the trappc13 gene encoding trafficking protein particle complex subunit 13 isoform X2 gives MDVNQAKQEHLLALKVMRLTKPTLFTNMPVTCEDRDLPGDLFGRLMREDPSTIKGAEPLMLGEMLTLPQNFGNIFLGETFSSYISVHNDSTQVVKDILVKADLQTSSQRLNLSASNSAVAELKPECCIDDVIHHEVKEIGTHILVCAVSYTTQTGDKLYFRKFFKFQVLKPLDVKTKFYNAETDEVFLEAQIQNITTSPMFMEKVSLEPSMMYNVTELNTVCSGEERESTFGKMSYLQPMDTRQYLYCLKPKPEFAEKAGVIKGVTVIGKLDIVWKTNLGEKGRLQTSQLQRMAPGYGDVRLSLELVPDTVNIEEPFDITCKITNCSERTMDLLLEMCNTRSVHWCGVSGRQLGKLGPSASLSIPLQLLSSVQGLQSISGLRLTDTFLKRTYEYDDIAQVCVVCPYLSPET, from the exons ATGGACGTCAATCAGGCTAAACAGGAGCATCTCCTTGCACTAAAGG TGATGCGTCTGACCAAACCCACACTGTTCACTAACATGCCTGTGACGTGTGAAGACCGAGACCTTCCAG GTGATCTGTTTGGGCGGCTCATGAGAGAGGACCCATCTACTATAAAGGGGGCGGAGCCTCTGATGCTCGGAGAGATGCTCACACTGCCGCAGAATTTTGG AAATATTTTCCTCGGCGAGACGTTCTCCAGTTACATCAGCGTGCACAACGACAGCACTCAAGTGGTGAAGGATATTCTAGTGAAG gCCGACCTTCAGACCAGCTCTCAGAGGTTAAACCTTTCTGCCTCGAACTCCGCCGTGGCCGAGCTCAAACCCGAGTGCTGCATCGACGACGTCATCCACCACGAGGTCAAAGAGATCGGGACACACAT ccTGGTGTGTGCCGTCAGCTACACCACTCAGACCGGAGACAAACTGTACTTTAGGAAGTTTTTCAAATTTCAG GTTCTCAAGCCTCTGGACGTGAAGACCAAGTTCTACAATGCAGAG ACTGACGAGGTTTTCCTGGAGGCTCAGATCCAGAACATCACCACCTCGCCCATGTTCATGGAAAAAGTGTCTCTGGAGCCTTCCATGATGTACAACGTCACCGAACTGAACACCGTGTGCTCAGGAGAGGAGCG CGAGTCGACGTTTGGGAAGATGTCGTACCTGCAGCCCATGGACACGCGGCAGTACCTGTACTGTCTGAAACCCAAGCCGGAGTTTGCAGAGAAGGCGGGGGTCATTAAGGGGGTCACTGTGATCGGCAAACTGGACATCGTGTGGAAAACCAACCTGGGGGAGAAAGGACGATTACAGACCAGCCAGCTGCAGAGAATG GCTCCGGGTTACGGAGATGTACGGCTCTCGCTGGAGCTCGTTCCAGACACGGTGAACATCGAGGAGCCGTTTGACATCACCTGTAAAATCACAAACTGCAG TGAGCGCACCATGGACCTGCTCCTGGAGATGTGTAACACTCGGTCAGTGCACTGGTGTGGAGTTTCAGGCAGGCAGCTGGGAAAACTGGGTCCGAGTGCATCTCTGTCCATCCCCCTGCAGCTCCTCTCCTCTGTACAGGGACTGCAG agTATATCAGGCCTGAGGCTCACGGACACCTTCCTGAAACGGACGTACGAGTATGATGACATtgcacaggtgtgtgtggtgtgtccTTACTTGAGCCCTGAGACCTGA
- the trappc13 gene encoding trafficking protein particle complex subunit 13 isoform X1, giving the protein MDVNQAKQEHLLALKVMRLTKPTLFTNMPVTCEDRDLPGDLFGRLMREDPSTIKGAEPLMLGEMLTLPQNFGNIFLGETFSSYISVHNDSTQVVKDILVKADLQTSSQRLNLSASNSAVAELKPECCIDDVIHHEVKEIGTHILVCAVSYTTQTGDKLYFRKFFKFQVLKPLDVKTKFYNAESDLSSVTDEVFLEAQIQNITTSPMFMEKVSLEPSMMYNVTELNTVCSGEERESTFGKMSYLQPMDTRQYLYCLKPKPEFAEKAGVIKGVTVIGKLDIVWKTNLGEKGRLQTSQLQRMAPGYGDVRLSLELVPDTVNIEEPFDITCKITNCSERTMDLLLEMCNTRSVHWCGVSGRQLGKLGPSASLSIPLQLLSSVQGLQSISGLRLTDTFLKRTYEYDDIAQVCVVCPYLSPET; this is encoded by the exons ATGGACGTCAATCAGGCTAAACAGGAGCATCTCCTTGCACTAAAGG TGATGCGTCTGACCAAACCCACACTGTTCACTAACATGCCTGTGACGTGTGAAGACCGAGACCTTCCAG GTGATCTGTTTGGGCGGCTCATGAGAGAGGACCCATCTACTATAAAGGGGGCGGAGCCTCTGATGCTCGGAGAGATGCTCACACTGCCGCAGAATTTTGG AAATATTTTCCTCGGCGAGACGTTCTCCAGTTACATCAGCGTGCACAACGACAGCACTCAAGTGGTGAAGGATATTCTAGTGAAG gCCGACCTTCAGACCAGCTCTCAGAGGTTAAACCTTTCTGCCTCGAACTCCGCCGTGGCCGAGCTCAAACCCGAGTGCTGCATCGACGACGTCATCCACCACGAGGTCAAAGAGATCGGGACACACAT ccTGGTGTGTGCCGTCAGCTACACCACTCAGACCGGAGACAAACTGTACTTTAGGAAGTTTTTCAAATTTCAG GTTCTCAAGCCTCTGGACGTGAAGACCAAGTTCTACAATGCAGAG AGTGACCTCAGTTCTGTG ACTGACGAGGTTTTCCTGGAGGCTCAGATCCAGAACATCACCACCTCGCCCATGTTCATGGAAAAAGTGTCTCTGGAGCCTTCCATGATGTACAACGTCACCGAACTGAACACCGTGTGCTCAGGAGAGGAGCG CGAGTCGACGTTTGGGAAGATGTCGTACCTGCAGCCCATGGACACGCGGCAGTACCTGTACTGTCTGAAACCCAAGCCGGAGTTTGCAGAGAAGGCGGGGGTCATTAAGGGGGTCACTGTGATCGGCAAACTGGACATCGTGTGGAAAACCAACCTGGGGGAGAAAGGACGATTACAGACCAGCCAGCTGCAGAGAATG GCTCCGGGTTACGGAGATGTACGGCTCTCGCTGGAGCTCGTTCCAGACACGGTGAACATCGAGGAGCCGTTTGACATCACCTGTAAAATCACAAACTGCAG TGAGCGCACCATGGACCTGCTCCTGGAGATGTGTAACACTCGGTCAGTGCACTGGTGTGGAGTTTCAGGCAGGCAGCTGGGAAAACTGGGTCCGAGTGCATCTCTGTCCATCCCCCTGCAGCTCCTCTCCTCTGTACAGGGACTGCAG agTATATCAGGCCTGAGGCTCACGGACACCTTCCTGAAACGGACGTACGAGTATGATGACATtgcacaggtgtgtgtggtgtgtccTTACTTGAGCCCTGAGACCTGA
- the ppwd1 gene encoding peptidylprolyl isomerase domain and WD repeat-containing protein 1, whose protein sequence is MASGAESESLENKRKLKADEGEEEEEEEDAWVGPLPTEAAPTKKRKVLEYERVYLDNLPSAAMYERSYMHRDVITYIACTKTDFLITASQDGHVKFWKKKEDEGIEFVKHFRSHLSVIECISVSAEGMLLCTVGDDQAMKVFDVVNFDMINMLKLGFQPGQCEWIYNPGDAINTVACSEKSTGKIHVYDGRGSNQPLHTFHKLHSSPLCQIRLNPRYRVIVSADRAGMLEYWTGLPSEFKFPRQVEWEYKTDTDLYEFAKCKTFPTSLAFSHDGKKMAAIAADRKVRIFRFLTGKLMRVFDESLTMFTELQQMRQQLPDMEFGRRMAVERELEKVDGIRLTNIIFDETGHFVLYGTMLGIKVINVETNRCVRILGKQENIRVVQLSLFQGVAKTMKAAPTIEMKASDNPALQSTDPDPTIFCTAFKKNRFYMFTKREPEDTKSADSDRDVFNEKPSKEEVMAATQAEGPKRVSDSAIIHTTMGDIHLKLYPVECPKTVENFCVHSRNGYYNGHLFHRVIKGFMIQTGDPTGTGMGGESIWGGEFEDEFHFSLRHDRPYTLSMANAGPGTNGSQFFLTVVPTPWLDNKHTVFGRTTKGMEVVQRISNVKVNPKTDKPYEDISIINITIK, encoded by the exons ATGGCGTCGGGCGCGGAGAGTGAAAGTTTGGAAAATAAACGCAAATTAAAGGCAGATGAaggcgaggaggaggaggaggaggaggatgcgTGGGTCGGACCGCTGCCTACTGAAGCTGCTCCAACTAAGAAGAGAAAAG TACTGGAGTATGAGAGAGTTTATCTGGATAATCTGCCTTCTGCTGCCATGTATGAGCGGAGCTACATGCACCGTGACGTCATCACCTACATCGCCTGCACCAA AACGGATTTCCTCATCACGGCGAGTCAGGACGGTCACGTGAAGTtctggaagaagaaagaagatgaAGGAATCGAGTTTGTGAAACACTTCCGCAGCCATCTGA gtgtgattGAGTGTATTTCAGTCAGTGCTGAGGGGATGCTGCTCTGCACTGTGGGAGATGATCAGGCCATGAAAGTGTTCGACGTGGTGAACTTTGACATGATCAACATGCTGAAGCTGGG GTTCCAGCCGGGTCAGTGCGAGTGGATCTATAACCCCGGTGACGCCATCAACACGGTGGCCTGCTCGGAGAAATCCACGGGGAAGATTCACGTGTACGACGGGCGAGGCAGCAACCAGCCGCTGCACACCTTCCACAAGCTGCACTCGTCCCCTCTGTGTCAGATCCGTCTGAACCCGCGCTACCGCGTCATCGTGTCGGCCGACCGAGCCGGAATGCTGGAGTACTGGACTGGCCTCCCGAGCGAGTTCAAGTTCCCCAGGCAGGTGGAGTGGGAGTATAAAACCGACACGGACCTGTACGAATTCGCCAAGTGTAAAACCTTTCCCACCAGCCTGGCCTTCTCACACGACGGGAAGAAGATGGCCGCCATCGCCGCCGACCGCAAAGTCCGTATCTTCCGCTTCCTGACGGGGAAACTCATGAGAGTGTTCGACGAATCGCTCACC ATGTTCACAGAGCTGCAGCAGATGAGACAGCAGCTCCCGGACATGGAGTTTGGCCGCAGGATGGCGGtggagagagagctggagaaaGTGGACGGCATTCGACTGACCAACATCATCTTCGACGAGACGGGACACTTTGTTCTGTACGGAACCATGCTGGGCATCAAGGTCATCAACGTGGAGACCAACCG gtGTGTGAGGATTTTGGGGAAACAGGAGAACATCCGTGTGGTGCAGCTCAGTCTATTCCAGGGCGTGGCTAAGACCATGAAGGCGGCTCCCACCATCGAGATGAAGGCGAGTGATAACCCCGCCCTCCAGAGCACCGACCCCGACCCCACTATCTTCTGCACCGCCTTCAAGAAGAACCGCTTCTACATG TTCACAAAGCGAGAGCCAGAAGACACCAAGAGCGCCGACTCTGACAGAGACGTCTTCAACGAGAAGCCGTCCAAAGAGGAGGTGATGGCCGCCACGCAGGCAGAAGGCCCGAAAAGGGTCTCAGACAGCGCCATCATCCACACCACTATGGGAGACATCCACCTAAAGCTCTATCCTGTGGA GTGCCCCAAAACCGTGGAGAACTTCTGCGTCCACAGCAGGAACGGCTACTACAACGGACACTTATTTCATCGTGTCATCAAG GGTTTCATGATCCAGACCGGAGACCCCACGGGCACGGGGATGGGAGGAGAGAGCATCTGGGGCGGAGAGTTCGAGGACGAGTTCCACTTCAGTCTGAGACACGACCGGCCGTACACACTCAGCATGGCCAACGCTGGACCAGGAACCAACGGCTCTCAGTTCTTCCTCACGGTGGTGCCCACG CCGTGGCTGGACAACAAGCACACAGTGTTCGGACGGACCACGAAAGGGATGGAGGTGGTGCAGAGGATCTCCAACGTCAAGGTCAACCCAAAGACAGACAAACCGTACGAGGACATCAGCATTATCAACATTACCATCaagtag